A stretch of Pseudomonas taetrolens DNA encodes these proteins:
- a CDS encoding ABC transporter permease subunit, protein MNMRKLKRRLQRITPGGRHVVIGIPFLWLFLFFMLPFFIVLKISFAEADVAIPPYTEIYSYVDQKIQLLLNLGNYAMLGDDELYIAAYLGSLKMAFFSTLLCLIIGYPMAYAIANARKEMQTVLVLLIMMPTWTAILIRVYAWMGILSNNGLLNGVLMSMGWINEPLQILNTNIAVYIGIVYSYLPFMILPLYANLVKHDNSLLEAASDLGSSTFNSFWKITVPLSKNGIIAGCMLVFIPVVGEFVIPELLGGPETLMIGKVLWQEFFNNRDWPVASALAVVMLAILIVPIILFNRSQAKELEGKI, encoded by the coding sequence ATGAACATGCGAAAGCTCAAACGCCGATTGCAACGAATAACCCCCGGTGGCCGTCATGTGGTCATCGGGATTCCATTCCTGTGGCTGTTCCTGTTCTTCATGCTGCCGTTCTTCATTGTGCTGAAGATCAGCTTTGCCGAAGCCGACGTCGCCATTCCGCCGTACACCGAGATCTACAGCTACGTTGACCAGAAAATCCAGCTGCTGCTGAACCTGGGCAACTACGCCATGCTGGGCGACGACGAGTTGTACATCGCCGCCTACCTGGGCTCGCTGAAGATGGCTTTTTTCAGCACACTGTTGTGCCTGATCATCGGCTATCCGATGGCCTACGCCATCGCCAATGCGCGCAAAGAGATGCAGACCGTGCTGGTGCTGCTGATCATGATGCCGACCTGGACAGCGATCCTGATCCGCGTTTATGCGTGGATGGGCATCCTGAGCAACAACGGCCTGCTCAACGGCGTCCTGATGTCGATGGGCTGGATCAACGAACCGTTGCAGATCCTCAACACCAACATCGCGGTGTACATCGGTATCGTCTACTCGTACCTGCCGTTCATGATCCTGCCGCTGTATGCCAACCTGGTCAAACACGACAACAGCCTGCTGGAAGCAGCGTCTGACCTGGGCTCCAGCACTTTCAACAGTTTCTGGAAAATCACCGTCCCCTTGTCCAAGAACGGCATTATCGCCGGCTGCATGCTGGTGTTCATCCCGGTCGTGGGCGAGTTCGTGATTCCGGAACTGCTGGGCGGCCCTGAAACCCTCATGATTGGTAAAGTTCTGTGGCAAGAGTTCTTCAACAACCGTGACTGGCCGGTGGCGTCTGCGCTTGCCGTGGTCATGCTGGCGATCCTCATCGTGCCCATCATTCTGTTCAACCGCAGCCAGGCTAAAGAACTGGAGGGCAAGATATGA
- a CDS encoding ABC transporter permease subunit → MNRFRFSSFMLVAGLTFIYLPMLILVIYSFNASKLVTVWGGWSLKWYVGLLDNTQLMGSVMRSLEIAFYTAIAAVALGTLAAFVLTRISHFKGRTLFGGLVTAPLVMPEVITGLSLLLLFVAMAQMIGWPQERGIVTIWIAHTTFCAAYVAVVVSSRLRELDLSIEEAAMDLGAKPWKVFFLITIPMIAPSLAAGAMMSFALSLDDLVLASFVSGPGSTTLPMEVFSAVRLGVKPEINAVASLILLAVSLVTFLVWFFSRRAEEHRKKAIQQAIDESTAEAWKQPDIRRPKSPGAA, encoded by the coding sequence ATGAATCGCTTCCGTTTTTCTAGCTTTATGTTGGTCGCCGGACTGACCTTCATCTACCTGCCGATGCTGATTCTGGTCATCTACTCGTTCAACGCCTCCAAACTGGTGACGGTGTGGGGCGGCTGGTCACTGAAGTGGTACGTGGGCCTGCTGGACAACACCCAACTGATGGGTTCGGTGATGCGCTCGCTGGAAATCGCGTTTTACACCGCGATTGCAGCCGTGGCGCTGGGCACACTGGCCGCGTTCGTCCTGACCCGCATCAGTCACTTCAAAGGCCGCACGCTGTTTGGCGGTCTTGTGACCGCACCGCTGGTCATGCCGGAGGTGATCACCGGTCTGTCGCTGCTGCTGCTGTTCGTGGCCATGGCGCAAATGATTGGCTGGCCGCAAGAACGCGGGATCGTCACCATCTGGATCGCCCACACCACGTTCTGCGCCGCGTATGTGGCGGTGGTGGTGTCGTCCCGACTGCGCGAACTGGACCTGTCGATCGAAGAGGCGGCAATGGACCTGGGTGCAAAACCCTGGAAAGTGTTCTTTTTGATCACTATCCCGATGATTGCACCTTCACTGGCGGCGGGCGCCATGATGTCCTTTGCCCTGTCGCTGGATGACCTGGTACTGGCCAGCTTCGTCTCCGGCCCGGGGTCCACGACGTTGCCGATGGAAGTATTCTCGGCCGTGCGTCTAGGGGTAAAACCCGAGATCAACGCCGTGGCCAGCCTGATTCTGCTGGCGGTGTCACTGGTGACCTTTCTGGTATGGTTCTTCAGCCGACGGGCTGAAGAACACCGCAAAAAGGCCATTCAGCAAGCCATCGATGAATCAACCGCCGAGGCCTGGAAACAACCTGACATCCGCCGTCCAAAATCGCCCGGCGCGGCTTAA
- the phoB gene encoding phosphate regulon transcriptional regulator PhoB, translating into MAGRSILIVDDEAPIREMIAVALEMAGYDCLEADNAQDAHAIIVDRKPDLVLLDWMLPGGTSGIELARRLKREELTNDIPIIMLTAKGEEDNKIQGLEVGADDYITKPFSPRELVARLKAVLRRAGPADAEAPIEIGGLLLDPISHRVTIDGTPAEMGPTEYRLLQFFMTHQERAYTRGQLLDQVWGGNVYVEERTVDVHIRRLRKALGEAYENLVQTVRGTGYRFSTKN; encoded by the coding sequence ATGGCAGGCAGGAGCATTCTGATCGTAGATGACGAGGCGCCGATCCGCGAAATGATCGCGGTGGCCTTGGAAATGGCAGGCTATGACTGCCTCGAAGCCGACAATGCTCAGGACGCACACGCCATCATCGTTGACCGTAAACCTGATCTGGTCCTGCTGGACTGGATGCTGCCCGGCGGCACTTCGGGTATCGAGCTGGCCCGCCGCCTCAAGCGCGAAGAGCTGACCAACGACATCCCGATCATCATGCTGACGGCCAAGGGTGAAGAGGACAACAAGATCCAGGGCCTGGAAGTCGGCGCTGATGACTACATCACCAAACCGTTTTCCCCGCGTGAACTGGTGGCCCGCCTCAAAGCGGTGCTGCGCCGGGCCGGCCCGGCTGACGCCGAGGCCCCGATCGAAATTGGCGGCTTGCTGCTGGATCCCATCAGCCATCGTGTGACCATCGACGGCACACCTGCCGAAATGGGCCCCACCGAATATCGTCTGCTACAGTTTTTCATGACCCACCAGGAGCGCGCCTACACCCGCGGCCAATTACTTGATCAAGTCTGGGGTGGCAACGTCTACGTCGAAGAACGCACTGTGGACGTTCATATCCGTCGGCTGCGCAAGGCGCTCGGCGAGGCTTACGAAAATCTGGTACAAACCGTGCGCGGCACCGGTTATCGGTTCTCGACCAAGAACTGA
- a CDS encoding polyamine ABC transporter substrate-binding protein, with protein sequence MSISLFRKTLLVGAGLTIAVSVQAAPTVHIYNWSDYIAPTTLVDFEKTTGIKPVYDVFDSNETLEGKLLAGRTGYDVVVPSNHFLGKQIKAGAFQKLDKSQLPNYSNLDPALLKRLEQNDPGNLYAVPYLWGTNGIGYNVDKVKEVLGVDSIDSWDAVFKPENMKKLQSCGVAFLDSADEMLPTVLNYLGLDANSTNPKDYKKAEATLMSVRPYVTYFHSSKYISDLANGNICVAIGFSGDVFQAKARADEAKKGVNIAYIVPKEGGALWFDMLAIPKDSSNVKEAHTFINYLLKPEVIAQVSDYVGYANPNPAADKVMDESIRTDEAVYPTQAVLDKTYVSTELPPKIQRLMTRTWTKVKTGK encoded by the coding sequence GTGTCTATATCTTTGTTTCGCAAGACCCTGCTGGTCGGAGCGGGTTTGACGATTGCTGTCAGCGTTCAAGCGGCACCCACCGTGCATATATATAACTGGTCGGATTACATAGCACCGACCACGCTGGTCGATTTCGAGAAGACCACCGGCATTAAACCGGTGTATGACGTATTCGATTCCAACGAAACCCTGGAAGGCAAACTGCTGGCTGGACGCACCGGTTATGACGTGGTCGTTCCGTCTAACCACTTCCTGGGCAAACAGATCAAGGCAGGGGCATTCCAGAAGCTCGACAAGTCGCAGCTACCCAATTACTCCAACCTTGATCCGGCCTTGCTCAAGCGTCTTGAGCAAAACGATCCGGGCAACCTGTATGCCGTGCCTTATCTGTGGGGCACTAACGGCATCGGTTACAACGTCGACAAGGTCAAGGAAGTGCTGGGTGTCGACAGCATCGATTCCTGGGATGCCGTGTTCAAGCCCGAAAACATGAAGAAGCTGCAAAGCTGTGGCGTGGCCTTCCTGGATTCGGCCGATGAGATGCTGCCGACCGTGCTCAACTACCTGGGCCTGGATGCCAACAGCACCAACCCCAAGGATTATAAAAAAGCCGAAGCAACACTGATGTCGGTTCGACCTTACGTCACCTACTTCCACTCTTCCAAATACATCTCCGATCTGGCGAACGGCAACATCTGTGTCGCCATTGGCTTCTCCGGGGATGTATTCCAGGCCAAGGCGCGAGCCGACGAGGCCAAAAAGGGCGTGAACATTGCCTACATCGTGCCCAAAGAGGGCGGCGCCCTGTGGTTTGACATGCTGGCCATCCCCAAGGATTCCAGCAACGTCAAGGAAGCCCACACATTCATCAACTACCTGCTCAAGCCTGAAGTGATCGCTCAGGTCAGCGACTATGTCGGCTATGCCAATCCCAATCCTGCGGCCGACAAGGTGATGGATGAGTCCATTCGGACCGATGAAGCGGTTTATCCAACCCAGGCAGTACTGGACAAGACTTACGTTTCAACCGAGCTACCACCCAAAATCCAGCGTCTCATGACGCGCACATGGACCAAGGTCAAGACGGGTAAATAG
- a CDS encoding ABC transporter ATP-binding protein: MAVASGAYKKALEGDHTPKQVLVKIDRVTKKFDETIAVDDVSLEINKGEIFALLGGSGSGKSTLLRMLAGFERPTEGRIFLDGVDITDMPPYERPINMMFQSYALFPHMTVAQNIAFGLKQDNMSSAEIDARVGEMLKLVHMSQYAKRKPHQLSGGQRQRVALARSLAKRPKLLLLDEPMGALDKKLRSQMQLELVEIIERVGVTCVMVTHDQEEAMTMAQRIAIMHLGWIAQIGSPIDIYETPVSRLVCEFIGNVNLFDGEVVDDAEGYARINCPELENDIYVGHGVSTSVEDKHITYAIRPEKMLVTTEKPSCEYNWSRGKVHDIAYLGGHSVFYVELPGGKLVQSFVANAERRGARPTWDDEVYVWWEDDSGVVLRS, encoded by the coding sequence ATGGCTGTTGCCTCCGGCGCCTATAAGAAAGCCCTCGAGGGCGACCACACACCTAAGCAGGTGTTGGTCAAAATCGACCGGGTCACGAAAAAGTTCGACGAGACGATTGCGGTGGACGATGTGTCCCTGGAAATCAACAAAGGCGAAATTTTCGCCCTTCTCGGCGGATCGGGATCAGGCAAATCCACCTTGCTGCGTATGCTCGCCGGTTTCGAGCGCCCAACAGAAGGCCGTATTTTCCTCGATGGTGTCGATATCACCGACATGCCGCCCTATGAGCGGCCCATCAACATGATGTTCCAGTCCTACGCTCTGTTCCCGCACATGACGGTGGCGCAGAACATCGCCTTCGGCCTCAAGCAGGACAACATGTCCAGCGCCGAGATCGATGCCCGCGTAGGAGAGATGCTCAAGCTGGTGCACATGAGCCAGTACGCCAAGCGCAAACCTCATCAGTTGTCCGGTGGCCAGCGCCAGCGTGTGGCCCTGGCCCGTTCGCTGGCCAAGCGTCCCAAGCTGCTGTTGCTTGATGAGCCGATGGGGGCACTGGATAAAAAACTGCGCTCACAGATGCAACTCGAGCTGGTTGAGATCATCGAGCGCGTCGGCGTGACCTGCGTCATGGTGACCCACGACCAGGAAGAGGCCATGACCATGGCCCAGCGCATCGCCATCATGCACCTGGGCTGGATTGCCCAGATCGGCAGCCCGATCGACATCTATGAAACCCCGGTCAGCCGGCTGGTGTGCGAGTTCATCGGCAACGTGAACCTGTTCGACGGTGAGGTGGTGGACGATGCCGAGGGTTATGCCCGCATCAACTGCCCTGAGCTGGAGAACGACATTTACGTGGGCCACGGCGTCAGCACCTCGGTGGAAGACAAGCACATCACCTACGCGATTCGTCCGGAGAAGATGCTGGTCACCACTGAAAAACCGTCGTGCGAATACAACTGGTCACGCGGCAAAGTGCATGACATCGCCTACCTGGGCGGTCATTCGGTGTTCTACGTTGAGCTGCCCGGCGGCAAGCTGGTGCAATCGTTTGTCGCTAACGCCGAACGCCGTGGCGCTCGCCCGACCTGGGACGACGAAGTCTACGTGTGGTGGGAAGACGACAGCGGCGTGGTACTGCGCTCATGA
- a CDS encoding COG4315 family predicted lipoprotein, which translates to MISSSFSFKTLLLTAVMTLPGLALAADPAMTKDGMLVDHNGMTLYTFAKDAGGKSMCNDKCATNWPPLKADSTDESMGKWTVISRDDDQMQWAYDGKPLYTFVMDKKAGDVTGDGKMDGAWKVAKP; encoded by the coding sequence ATGATTTCCAGCTCTTTTTCTTTTAAAACCCTCCTGCTCACGGCAGTCATGACCTTGCCCGGACTGGCGCTTGCAGCGGATCCGGCCATGACCAAGGACGGCATGCTGGTGGATCACAACGGAATGACGCTTTACACCTTCGCCAAGGATGCAGGTGGCAAGTCGATGTGCAACGACAAGTGTGCGACCAACTGGCCGCCCCTGAAGGCCGACAGCACGGATGAGAGCATGGGCAAATGGACGGTAATCAGCCGCGACGATGATCAGATGCAATGGGCCTATGACGGCAAGCCGTTGTACACCTTTGTCATGGACAAGAAAGCAGGCGATGTAACAGGCGACGGCAAGATGGACGGTGCCTGGAAAGTAGCCAAGCCTTAA
- a CDS encoding polyamine ABC transporter substrate-binding protein — MKASGFKKAGKTLLALSLMGVMAGAAQAADKVLHIYNWSDYIAPDTVKKFEDQTGIKVVYDVFDSNETLEAKLLAGKSGYDIVVPSNNFLAKQIKAGVYQELDKSKLPGWKNLDPALLKAVGDASDKDNKHAFPYMWGTIGIGYNPEKVKAALGVDTIDSWDVLFKPENAAKLKSCGISFLDSPTEMIPAALHYLGYPTDSTDKKQLAEAEALFLKIRPSVGYFHSSKYISDLANGNICVAVGYSGDLEQSKTRAAEAGGKIKVAYSIPKEGAGSFYDMVAIPKDAENVEAAYAWMNFLMQPEIMAEITNNVRFPNGNKASTPLVSKDISGDPGIYPPDAVKAKLYAISDLPPATLRLLTRSWTKIKSGR, encoded by the coding sequence ATGAAGGCATCAGGTTTTAAAAAAGCTGGCAAGACCCTTCTCGCCCTCTCCTTGATGGGCGTAATGGCTGGGGCGGCTCAGGCAGCGGACAAAGTTCTGCACATCTACAACTGGTCCGACTACATCGCACCCGATACCGTAAAGAAATTTGAAGACCAGACCGGTATCAAAGTGGTTTACGACGTGTTCGACAGTAACGAAACCCTTGAGGCCAAGTTGCTGGCGGGCAAATCCGGCTACGACATCGTCGTGCCGTCCAACAATTTCCTGGCCAAGCAAATCAAGGCCGGCGTTTACCAGGAGCTGGACAAGTCCAAGCTGCCTGGCTGGAAAAACCTCGACCCGGCGCTGCTCAAGGCCGTGGGCGATGCCAGCGACAAAGACAACAAACATGCATTCCCGTACATGTGGGGCACCATCGGTATCGGCTACAACCCGGAAAAGGTCAAGGCTGCTCTGGGCGTCGACACCATCGATTCCTGGGATGTGCTGTTCAAGCCCGAGAATGCAGCCAAGCTCAAGAGCTGCGGCATAAGCTTCCTCGATTCGCCGACCGAAATGATTCCGGCTGCCCTGCATTACCTGGGCTACCCGACCGACTCGACCGACAAGAAGCAACTGGCTGAAGCCGAAGCCCTGTTCCTCAAGATTCGCCCTTCGGTGGGTTACTTCCACTCCTCCAAGTACATCTCGGATCTGGCCAACGGCAACATTTGTGTCGCTGTGGGCTATTCGGGCGACCTGGAGCAGTCCAAGACCCGTGCTGCCGAAGCCGGTGGCAAGATCAAAGTGGCCTACAGCATTCCTAAAGAAGGTGCTGGCAGCTTCTATGACATGGTCGCCATCCCCAAGGATGCGGAGAACGTAGAGGCTGCTTACGCCTGGATGAACTTCCTGATGCAGCCTGAAATCATGGCTGAGATCACCAACAACGTTCGCTTCCCGAATGGCAACAAAGCCTCAACGCCGCTGGTAAGCAAGGATATCTCTGGCGATCCAGGCATCTACCCGCCAGACGCCGTAAAAGCCAAGCTCTATGCGATCAGTGATTTGCCTCCTGCAACGCTGCGCCTGCTGACTCGCAGCTGGACCAAGATCAAATCCGGTCGATAA